The Streptomyces albofaciens JCM 4342 genome has a segment encoding these proteins:
- the purB gene encoding adenylosuccinate lyase gives MTTPIDTGRYGSPRMRALFTDRARYETFVRVEGALATAQGRHGVIPRDAAEAIAERARTHRCSPQRVAELEKTSRHELFAVVQEFAESCGTHRPWVHYGATSSDILDTALALQLGEAIALLEEDLRDLLTALTARIRAVGDHVMIGRTHGQQAQPVTLGFKLAVVLDRFVRCLERLTQARERIVMGKVAGAVGSLAGIGAHGPEVQRETLRELGLPEPAVCAQAVARDRIAEFFCWAGLTAACLEDLATEVRNLQRTEIGEVAEPFAEGGQIGSSAMPHKRNPVQSERICSLARLVRSLVGPALENVTSWHERDLANSANERFTLPEACVLLDEMLTTATYVIDGLRVFPDRMRHNLEHSRNEHLSEAVLLLLVQRGVDRLEAYRLIQEATVRAVGEDTDMVDALLAHPRLAGRLDAEEVRRMAAAGADTGHCRELAAEAVERAERLVQGG, from the coding sequence GTGACGACCCCGATCGACACCGGCCGGTACGGCAGTCCGCGGATGCGCGCGCTGTTCACCGACCGGGCGCGCTACGAGACGTTCGTCCGTGTGGAAGGCGCGCTGGCGACGGCGCAGGGGCGCCACGGCGTCATCCCGCGGGATGCGGCCGAAGCCATCGCCGAGCGCGCCCGCACCCACCGGTGCTCCCCGCAGCGTGTCGCCGAGCTCGAAAAGACCAGTCGGCACGAGTTGTTCGCCGTCGTACAGGAATTCGCCGAGTCCTGCGGCACCCACCGCCCATGGGTCCACTACGGGGCGACCAGCAGTGACATCCTCGACACGGCGCTCGCCCTCCAGCTCGGCGAGGCCATCGCCCTGCTGGAGGAGGACCTGCGCGACCTCCTCACCGCGCTGACGGCACGCATCCGCGCGGTCGGCGACCACGTCATGATCGGCCGCACCCACGGCCAGCAGGCACAGCCGGTGACGCTGGGATTCAAGCTGGCCGTCGTGCTGGACCGGTTCGTCCGCTGTCTGGAACGCCTGACCCAGGCCAGGGAACGGATCGTCATGGGCAAGGTCGCGGGGGCGGTGGGCTCGCTCGCCGGGATCGGCGCGCACGGGCCCGAGGTGCAGCGGGAGACCCTGCGCGAGCTGGGCCTCCCGGAGCCGGCCGTCTGCGCCCAGGCCGTGGCCCGGGACCGGATCGCCGAATTCTTCTGCTGGGCGGGGCTGACGGCCGCCTGCCTGGAGGACCTGGCGACCGAGGTACGCAATCTGCAGCGTACGGAGATCGGCGAGGTCGCCGAACCGTTCGCCGAGGGCGGTCAGATCGGCAGCTCCGCCATGCCGCACAAGCGCAATCCCGTACAGAGTGAGCGCATCTGCAGCCTGGCCCGGCTGGTGCGCTCGCTCGTCGGGCCCGCGCTGGAGAACGTGACGAGCTGGCACGAGCGGGACCTGGCCAATTCCGCCAATGAACGGTTCACCCTGCCCGAAGCGTGCGTCCTGCTGGACGAAATGCTGACCACCGCCACCTACGTGATCGACGGTCTGCGGGTCTTCCCCGACCGTATGCGGCACAACCTGGAGCACTCGCGCAACGAGCACCTCAGTGAAGCCGTCCTCCTGCTCCTCGTCCAGCGCGGCGTGGACCGTCTGGAGGCGTACCGCCTGATCCAGGAGGCCACCGTCCGGGCCGTGGGCGAGGACACCGACATGGTCGACGCCCTACTGGCCCATCCGCGCCTCGCCGGCCGGCTCGACGCGGAGGAGGTCCGCCGGATGGCCGCCGCGGGGGCCGATACCGGGCACTGCCGGGAGCTGGCCGCCGAGGCCGTCGAGCGCGCCGAGCGCCTCGTCCAAGGAGGATGA
- a CDS encoding adenylosuccinate synthetase: protein MTCTIIVGGQWGDEAKGKMASHLALKDGVDLAVRAGLGPGAGHTIVHAGRTHKLRQVPSAVVNSRTRLLLGAGVLVNPAVLLREIEELGVADRIGVDFRATVIDPGHIEAEGRDRNLTDTVRSTGSGHGPALAARALRNARRALDVPELAPYLADVAVEVNGAVDAGAQVQVEGTNGFGLSVLYGTYPHTVGKDSTASTVAADAGLGPLAVDDVVLVFRAYPTRVGAGAFPTELPEQEAERIGVEYGTVTGRRRRMGRFDLEQAREAVRINRPSCIAVSFLDYAAPEVRGLREGPLPPGAAADLIGEIEQELGVRVELIGTGPGTDEVIDLRSAPAGTGTTALLPRTRSNA, encoded by the coding sequence ATGACCTGCACCATCATCGTGGGCGGCCAGTGGGGTGACGAGGCCAAGGGCAAGATGGCCAGCCACCTGGCGCTCAAGGACGGTGTGGACCTCGCGGTGCGCGCCGGGCTCGGCCCGGGGGCCGGGCACACCATCGTGCACGCCGGACGGACGCACAAACTGCGTCAGGTCCCGAGCGCCGTGGTCAACAGCCGGACGCGGCTGCTGCTCGGCGCCGGTGTGCTCGTCAACCCCGCCGTGCTGCTCCGGGAGATCGAGGAACTGGGGGTGGCCGACCGCATCGGCGTCGACTTCCGGGCGACCGTCATCGACCCCGGGCACATCGAGGCCGAGGGGCGCGACCGCAACCTCACCGACACAGTCCGCAGCACCGGCAGCGGGCACGGTCCCGCTCTGGCGGCGCGTGCGCTGCGCAACGCGCGCCGGGCGCTGGACGTCCCCGAACTGGCCCCGTACCTGGCGGACGTCGCCGTGGAGGTCAACGGCGCGGTGGACGCGGGCGCGCAGGTCCAGGTGGAGGGGACGAACGGGTTCGGCCTGTCCGTGCTGTACGGGACCTACCCCCACACGGTGGGCAAGGACAGCACGGCGAGCACGGTGGCCGCGGACGCCGGGCTGGGTCCCCTGGCCGTGGACGACGTCGTCCTGGTCTTCCGGGCCTACCCGACCCGGGTCGGGGCCGGCGCGTTCCCGACGGAGCTGCCCGAGCAGGAGGCGGAGCGCATCGGGGTCGAATACGGCACGGTGACCGGACGGCGCCGGCGCATGGGCCGCTTCGACCTGGAACAGGCACGCGAAGCCGTACGGATCAACCGGCCCTCGTGCATCGCCGTCAGTTTCCTCGACTACGCGGCCCCGGAGGTCCGGGGGCTGCGGGAGGGCCCGCTGCCGCCCGGCGCGGCAGCCGACCTCATCGGTGAGATCGAACAGGAACTGGGCGTACGGGTCGAGCTCATCGGCACCGGACCGGGCACGGACGAGGTCATCGACCTCAGGTCCGCCCCCGCCGGCACCGGCACCACGGCCCTCCTCCCCCGTACAAGGAGCAACGCATGA
- a CDS encoding phosphoribosyltransferase, translated as MTAGPPLWKRQRLLTISWQTLGTLLTDLAEEIRAAGPLPDTVVGITRGGLTPAVALAHRLEVPEFRIMGIPRNSSNSRYSERGAAALEYVVPDSPLTGKRVLIVDDIMGDGGTMETAVGALRALGAAEIRTAVLVRNQNCAGRPDHQALEVDDWTVFPWEAPPGPAEATVPLEAVR; from the coding sequence ATGACCGCCGGCCCGCCCCTGTGGAAGCGGCAGAGACTGCTCACCATCAGCTGGCAGACACTCGGTACGCTGCTGACCGACCTCGCCGAGGAGATCCGCGCCGCGGGTCCTCTGCCGGACACGGTCGTCGGCATCACCCGCGGCGGCCTCACCCCCGCCGTCGCCCTCGCGCACCGGCTGGAGGTCCCCGAGTTCCGGATCATGGGAATCCCCCGGAACTCCTCCAACAGCCGGTACAGCGAGCGCGGCGCGGCGGCACTGGAATACGTCGTCCCGGACTCCCCGCTGACCGGGAAGCGCGTGCTCATCGTCGACGACATCATGGGCGACGGGGGCACGATGGAGACCGCGGTCGGCGCGCTGCGTGCCCTGGGCGCCGCGGAGATACGTACCGCGGTCCTGGTACGCAACCAGAACTGCGCCGGGCGGCCGGATCACCAGGCGCTCGAAGTCGACGACTGGACGGTCTTCCCCTGGGAGGCACCACCGGGTCCGGCGGAGGCGACCGTGCCGCTGGAGGCCGTGCGGTGA
- a CDS encoding HAD family hydrolase codes for MTSPDTSGARVSRAPAPLSPATVVFDRDGTLLDFSDMFHRFIVDLHRTQGVVPPSREVILGYEYWQAIISGRLRIGDAVVRDHVDDVVHRYMPHGRLFPGTAEAVRDLGAAGVRMVLVSSWVGATATGKLLERYGLHDVFGAVLTREELAADEAHATDAACKTLLARRALAEVGHRPGDALYMVGDTPADIASARTLGARAIGVRTGNGGRLSSVPGAGPDLLVTGAAEAAAVILREVRAR; via the coding sequence GTGACATCGCCCGACACGTCCGGGGCGCGGGTCTCCCGCGCCCCGGCGCCGCTTTCCCCCGCGACGGTCGTCTTCGACCGCGACGGCACCCTGCTGGACTTCTCCGACATGTTCCACCGCTTCATCGTCGATCTGCACCGCACGCAAGGGGTGGTTCCACCGTCCAGGGAGGTGATCCTCGGGTACGAGTACTGGCAGGCGATCATCAGCGGGCGGCTGCGCATCGGCGACGCGGTCGTCCGCGACCACGTGGACGACGTCGTACACCGCTACATGCCGCACGGCCGGCTCTTCCCCGGCACCGCGGAAGCCGTACGTGATCTGGGCGCGGCAGGCGTACGCATGGTGCTGGTGAGCAGCTGGGTCGGTGCCACGGCGACCGGGAAACTGCTCGAACGCTACGGACTGCACGATGTGTTCGGTGCCGTCCTCACCCGTGAGGAACTGGCGGCCGACGAGGCCCACGCCACGGACGCTGCGTGCAAGACGCTGCTCGCCCGCCGGGCCCTGGCCGAGGTGGGACACCGGCCGGGCGACGCCCTGTACATGGTCGGGGACACCCCCGCGGACATCGCCTCGGCCAGGACTCTCGGGGCCCGGGCCATCGGCGTACGCACCGGGAACGGCGGCCGGCTGTCGTCGGTACCGGGCGCCGGGCCGGACCTTCTCGTGACCGGCGCCGCCGAGGCTGCGGCCGTCATTCTGCGGGAAGTGCGCGCCAGGTAG
- a CDS encoding nitrile hydratase subunit alpha encodes MSSEHVSLPIAARVRRLEERVIAAGLVTDEQLDAILERNLSRATPFNGARLVARAWCSLDFRELLLGEPAMALRELGLDGLLADDEHLRVVANTPTVHNVVVCTLCSCYPVLLLGPSPSWYKSDAYRARVVREPRAVLAEFGTVLPEEVDVRVWDASAEARYMVLPRRPVGTEQLDEERLAALVTRAGLIGTAPV; translated from the coding sequence ATGAGTTCCGAACACGTCAGCCTCCCCATCGCCGCCCGGGTACGAAGGCTGGAAGAACGCGTCATCGCGGCCGGGCTCGTCACGGACGAGCAGCTCGACGCCATCCTGGAGCGCAATCTCTCGCGCGCCACGCCGTTCAACGGGGCCCGCCTGGTCGCCCGCGCCTGGTGCAGCCTCGACTTCCGGGAACTGCTGCTGGGGGAGCCGGCCATGGCCCTGCGGGAGCTGGGTCTCGACGGGCTGCTGGCCGACGACGAGCATCTGCGGGTCGTCGCCAACACACCCACCGTGCACAACGTCGTGGTGTGCACACTGTGCTCCTGCTATCCGGTGCTGCTGCTCGGCCCCTCACCGAGTTGGTACAAGAGCGACGCGTACCGGGCGCGCGTGGTACGCGAGCCGCGCGCCGTGCTGGCCGAGTTCGGGACCGTCCTGCCGGAAGAGGTGGACGTCCGGGTCTGGGACGCCAGCGCCGAGGCACGGTACATGGTGCTGCCCCGTCGTCCCGTGGGGACGGAGCAGCTGGACGAAGAGCGGCTCGCCGCGCTCGTGACCCGGGCGGGACTCATCGGCACGGCACCTGTGTGA
- a CDS encoding SH3-like domain-containing protein: MGERRYSVGEPVRVRPADPPHHTRVPRYVRGHVGHVVVVQPPCPLPDDVARRRDPFRVLPVYTVRFAARDLWGSGAHIVLTDLWECYLEPAGEAARDLRGETS; the protein is encoded by the coding sequence GTGGGTGAACGGCGGTATTCCGTCGGGGAACCGGTCCGGGTGCGTCCGGCGGACCCACCGCACCACACCCGGGTGCCCCGGTACGTACGGGGACACGTCGGGCACGTCGTAGTCGTACAACCGCCCTGCCCGCTCCCCGATGACGTCGCCCGGCGTCGGGATCCCTTCCGGGTCCTCCCCGTCTACACCGTGCGTTTCGCAGCACGCGACCTGTGGGGGAGCGGGGCGCACATCGTCCTGACCGACCTCTGGGAGTGCTACCTGGAGCCGGCCGGAGAGGCGGCCCGGGACCTCCGAGGAGAAACATCATGA